The genomic stretch CCGGGTGCGCTGCAGCCGGACCAGTCCGTCGGCGCCTACCGCACGGTCACGGACCTTGCCCTGTATCCGGCGCCGGAAATGCGCGTGCGCTTCATGACCGCCGCGCTGAACGCCGGCGCCACCGCGGTCATGGTCGATCATGACAGCATGCTGAGCGACCTGCTGACCGAATATGCCGGCCATGACGTGCACTGGCTGGCCTGCCGCGTCCGCTTCTCCGGCCTCGACACCACCGA from Roseomonas fluvialis encodes the following:
- a CDS encoding putative adhesin, with amino-acid sequence MADIYLCGHGEWKTNGVPSGFANVPARTTVHFYTPIGRFLSIDQAMAIMGKGPGALQPDQSVGAYRTVTDLALYPAPEMRVRFMTAALNAGATAVMVDHDSMLSDLLTEYAGHDVHWLACRVRFSGLDTTEGGFNDDYML